The following are from one region of the Gloeomargarita lithophora Alchichica-D10 genome:
- a CDS encoding methylenetetrahydrofolate reductase translates to MNNPCPPLSRLQQGIHRGEFLITAEVMPPKGGNPAQMLQMAQLLHPWVHGINVTDGSRAVLRMSSLAAASLLQQHHLEPIYQLACRDRNRIALQADLLGAHGLGIRNVLALTGDPVKAGDQPKAKAVFEYESVRLLQVIQKLNQGGDSENQPLPDGALTLFPGAAVDPQSGSWSGLQSRFERKLQAGAQFFQSQMIVDFDRLEKFMTQIAQGCGRPILAGIFLLKSAKNAHYINKYVPGVQIPEALIQRLEQAEQPLETGITIASEQVQWAQHLCQGVHLMAVKREDLIPEILTRAGLSSTIPAPYTPPAPPDPRVHGAKPAGEIPEK, encoded by the coding sequence AATAATCCTTGTCCACCACTTAGCCGCCTCCAGCAGGGCATCCACCGGGGAGAATTTCTAATCACCGCTGAAGTCATGCCCCCCAAGGGAGGCAACCCCGCCCAGATGCTCCAAATGGCGCAGCTTTTGCACCCCTGGGTACATGGGATCAATGTCACCGATGGCAGTCGGGCAGTCCTACGCATGAGTTCCCTGGCGGCGGCCAGTTTATTACAACAGCATCACCTGGAACCGATTTATCAACTGGCCTGTCGGGACCGCAATCGCATCGCCCTGCAAGCGGATTTGTTGGGGGCGCACGGCTTGGGGATTCGCAATGTGCTGGCACTCACGGGCGACCCGGTAAAAGCCGGGGATCAACCCAAGGCCAAGGCGGTGTTTGAGTACGAATCGGTGCGGTTATTGCAAGTCATCCAAAAGTTAAATCAGGGGGGTGATAGCGAAAATCAACCCCTGCCGGACGGAGCTTTAACCTTATTTCCCGGTGCCGCCGTTGACCCCCAATCCGGGAGTTGGTCGGGGTTACAAAGCCGTTTTGAACGTAAACTCCAGGCGGGGGCACAATTTTTCCAAAGTCAAATGATCGTGGATTTTGACCGCTTAGAAAAGTTTATGACCCAGATCGCCCAAGGCTGTGGTCGCCCGATTTTGGCGGGAATTTTTTTGTTAAAATCTGCCAAAAACGCCCATTACATTAACAAATATGTGCCGGGGGTGCAGATTCCCGAAGCCTTAATTCAACGCCTCGAACAGGCGGAACAGCCCCTCGAAACGGGTATAACCATCGCCAGCGAGCAGGTGCAATGGGCGCAACACCTCTGCCAAGGGGTGCATCTGATGGCCGTGAAACGGGAAGACCTGATCCCGGAAATCCTCACCCGGGCGGGGTTATCGTCCACCATCCCTGCTCCGTACACACCGCCTGCACCGCCTGATCCCAGGGTTCACGGGGCAAAACCGGCAGGAGAAATTCCTGAAAAATAA
- a CDS encoding 5-formyltetrahydrofolate cyclo-ligase, with product MLPAQHQQFSGQISQHLTQHPWWASAPQVFTYVSIQGEPDLEPLRAQYPEKIWGLPRRRGQALTWHRWQVGTPLTQGTLPEPLPDALVLTPQPGDLLLMPALAYDQRGYRLGYGAGYFDRLLAQPEWQAVYRVGIIFQEFLLPVLPREPWDQAVQAVCTEQGWWTITPPG from the coding sequence ATGCTTCCGGCGCAACACCAACAATTCAGCGGCCAAATCAGCCAGCATTTAACCCAACATCCCTGGTGGGCATCAGCGCCACAGGTGTTTACCTACGTCAGCATCCAAGGGGAGCCGGATTTAGAGCCTCTGCGGGCACAATACCCGGAAAAAATCTGGGGTCTGCCCCGCCGTAGGGGACAAGCATTAACCTGGCATCGTTGGCAGGTCGGGACACCCTTGACCCAGGGCACACTACCCGAACCGTTACCTGATGCACTTGTACTCACACCCCAACCGGGGGATTTATTGCTCATGCCCGCCCTGGCCTACGACCAGCGGGGGTATCGCCTGGGCTATGGGGCTGGGTACTTTGACCGGCTGTTGGCGCAACCGGAATGGCAGGCCGTGTATCGGGTGGGGATTATTTTTCAGGAATTTCTCCTGCCGGTTTTGCCCCGTGAACCCTGGGATCAGGCGGTGCAGGCGGTGTGTACGGAGCAGGGATGGTGGACGATAACCCCGCCCGGGTGA
- the atpC gene encoding ATP synthase F1 subunit epsilon yields MTLTVRVITPGQTVWDGAAQEVILPCTSGQLGVLTDHIPLLAALDIGVMRIKTGGNWLPLVVLGGFAEVEGNEVTVLVNGAEAGNTINGAVVQAELTQAEAVLAKAVSRKDKLDATQQVKQAKARLQAVKMVSPQA; encoded by the coding sequence ATGACCTTAACGGTGCGGGTGATTACGCCGGGGCAAACCGTGTGGGACGGGGCGGCGCAGGAGGTGATTCTCCCTTGTACTTCCGGGCAATTGGGGGTTTTGACCGACCACATTCCCCTGTTGGCCGCCCTGGATATTGGCGTGATGCGGATCAAAACCGGGGGCAATTGGCTCCCCCTGGTGGTGCTGGGCGGGTTTGCCGAGGTGGAGGGTAACGAAGTGACGGTGCTGGTGAATGGCGCCGAAGCGGGGAACACCATCAACGGGGCAGTGGTGCAGGCGGAGTTGACCCAGGCGGAGGCGGTTTTGGCTAAGGCGGTCAGCCGCAAGGATAAGCTGGATGCCACCCAGCAGGTGAAACAGGCCAAAGCCCGGTTACAAGCGGTAAAAATGGTATCGCCCCAGGCATGA
- the atpD gene encoding F0F1 ATP synthase subunit beta: MVATAEQTNVGRIVQVIGPVLDVEFAPGKLPKVYDALRIQGRNEAGQEVAVTCEVQQLLGDNTVRTVAMSSTDGLVRGMEVLDLGAPISVPVGEVTLGRIFNVLGDPVDEKSPVSKSVTLPIHRSAPKFTDLEIKPSVLETGIKVVDLLTPYRRGGKIGLFGGAGVGKTVIMMELINNIAINHGGVSVFGGVGERTREGNDLYNEMIESGVINEADPSKSKIALVYGQMNEPPGARMRVGLSALTMAEYFRDVNKQDVLLFIDNIFRFVQAGSEVSALLGRMPSAVGYQPTLGTDMGELQERITSTREGSITSIQAVYVPADDLTDPAPATTFAHLDGTTVLSRGLASKGIYPAVDPLDSTSTMLQPSIVGQEHYTVARRVQSTLQRYKELQDIIAILGLDELSEDDRLTVARARKVERFLSQPFFVAEIFTGAPGKYVKLEDTIKGFTMILDGELDALPEQAFYMVGDISEAKAKAEKLQAEGKA, translated from the coding sequence ATGGTTGCCACTGCTGAACAGACCAATGTGGGTCGGATTGTCCAGGTGATTGGGCCGGTGCTGGATGTGGAATTTGCACCGGGGAAATTGCCCAAAGTCTATGATGCCCTGCGGATTCAGGGACGCAATGAGGCCGGTCAAGAGGTGGCGGTGACCTGCGAGGTGCAACAATTGCTGGGGGATAATACGGTGCGGACGGTGGCGATGAGTTCCACGGATGGCCTGGTGCGGGGGATGGAGGTTTTGGACTTGGGCGCACCCATCAGCGTGCCGGTGGGGGAAGTGACCCTGGGGCGGATTTTTAATGTGTTGGGCGACCCGGTGGATGAGAAAAGCCCAGTGTCCAAAAGTGTTACCCTGCCGATTCACCGCTCGGCACCCAAGTTTACCGACCTGGAAATTAAACCTTCGGTGCTGGAAACCGGGATCAAGGTGGTGGATTTGCTCACCCCCTACCGCCGGGGCGGCAAAATTGGCCTATTTGGGGGCGCCGGGGTGGGTAAGACCGTAATTATGATGGAATTGATTAACAATATCGCCATCAACCACGGCGGGGTTTCGGTGTTTGGTGGGGTGGGGGAACGCACCCGGGAGGGCAATGACCTGTACAACGAAATGATCGAATCCGGGGTAATCAACGAGGCAGACCCCAGTAAGTCCAAAATTGCCCTGGTGTATGGCCAGATGAATGAACCCCCCGGTGCCCGGATGCGGGTGGGGCTGTCGGCCTTGACGATGGCGGAGTATTTCCGGGACGTGAACAAGCAGGATGTGCTGTTGTTTATTGACAATATCTTCCGGTTTGTGCAGGCGGGTTCGGAGGTGTCGGCGCTGTTGGGGCGGATGCCCTCGGCAGTGGGCTACCAGCCGACCCTGGGGACGGACATGGGGGAATTGCAGGAGCGGATTACCTCGACGCGGGAGGGTTCCATTACCTCGATCCAGGCCGTGTATGTTCCGGCGGACGATTTGACCGACCCGGCACCGGCGACGACCTTTGCCCACCTGGACGGGACGACGGTACTCTCCCGCGGGTTGGCCTCCAAGGGGATTTATCCGGCGGTGGATCCCTTGGACTCGACCTCCACCATGTTGCAACCCAGCATTGTCGGCCAGGAGCATTACACGGTGGCGCGGCGGGTGCAGTCAACCCTGCAACGCTACAAGGAATTGCAGGACATTATCGCCATCCTGGGGCTGGATGAACTGTCCGAGGATGACCGGTTGACGGTGGCGCGCGCCCGGAAAGTAGAGCGGTTCCTGTCCCAGCCGTTTTTTGTGGCGGAAATTTTCACCGGTGCCCCCGGCAAGTATGTGAAACTGGAAGACACCATCAAGGGCTTTACGATGATCCTGGATGGGGAGTTGGATGCCCTGCCGGAGCAAGCCTTTTATATGGTGGGGGACATCAGCGAAGCCAAGGCCAAGGCCGAAAAACTCCAAGCCGAGGGGAAAGCATGA
- a CDS encoding adenylosuccinate synthase: MANVIVIGAQWGDEGKGKITDLLSASADVVVRYQGGVNAGHTVVVAGRTFKLHLIPSGILYPETQCIIGSGTVIDPQVLLEEMDQLEQLGVPTNNLWISQTAHVTMPYHRLIDQAEEEYRGRHRLGTTGRGIGPTYADKSDRTGIRVQDLLDPQGLREQLTWTITQKNAVLEKLYNRPPLSAQEIISQYLDYAQRLKPHIVDSTLVLWEAVQKRRNILFEGAQGTLLDLDHGTYPYVTSSNPVAGGACVGAGIGPTMIDRVIGVAKAYTTRVGEGPFPTELAGDTGEYLCERGAEFGTTTGRKRRCGWFDAVIGRYAVRINGMDCLAITKLDVLDELPEIKVCVAYEIDGQYTHNFPNSSRQFARCQPVYETLPGWQSPTSDCRSLAELPKAALAYLHFLASIMEVPIAIISLGAGREQTIIVEDPIHGPKRALLPLS; encoded by the coding sequence TTGGCGAACGTTATTGTCATTGGTGCCCAGTGGGGCGATGAGGGAAAAGGGAAAATTACCGACCTGTTGAGTGCCTCGGCGGATGTGGTGGTGCGCTACCAGGGGGGCGTAAATGCGGGGCATACGGTGGTGGTGGCGGGGCGGACGTTCAAACTGCACCTGATTCCTTCCGGGATTCTCTACCCGGAAACCCAGTGCATTATCGGCAGTGGCACGGTGATTGACCCGCAGGTGCTGTTGGAGGAGATGGATCAATTGGAGCAGTTGGGGGTGCCCACCAATAATCTTTGGATTTCCCAGACCGCCCATGTGACCATGCCCTACCATCGTCTGATTGACCAGGCGGAGGAGGAATACCGGGGTCGCCATCGCCTGGGTACCACCGGGCGGGGAATCGGGCCAACCTATGCGGATAAGTCCGACCGCACGGGGATTCGGGTGCAGGATTTGCTCGACCCGCAGGGGCTACGGGAACAACTGACCTGGACAATCACCCAAAAAAATGCGGTGTTGGAAAAGCTCTACAACCGCCCGCCCCTGTCTGCCCAGGAAATTATTAGCCAGTACCTAGACTACGCCCAACGCTTGAAACCCCATATTGTGGATAGTACGTTGGTGCTGTGGGAAGCGGTACAAAAGCGGCGCAATATCCTGTTTGAAGGTGCCCAGGGAACTTTGCTGGACTTGGACCACGGCACCTATCCCTACGTCACCTCCTCCAACCCGGTGGCGGGGGGAGCCTGCGTGGGGGCGGGGATTGGGCCGACCATGATTGACCGGGTGATTGGGGTCGCCAAAGCCTACACGACCCGGGTGGGGGAGGGGCCTTTCCCCACGGAATTGGCGGGGGATACCGGGGAATATCTGTGTGAACGGGGGGCGGAGTTTGGCACTACCACCGGGCGCAAGCGGCGTTGTGGTTGGTTTGATGCGGTGATTGGTCGCTATGCGGTGCGGATCAATGGCATGGATTGTCTGGCGATTACCAAGTTGGATGTGCTGGATGAACTGCCAGAAATCAAAGTCTGTGTGGCCTACGAAATTGATGGTCAATACACCCACAACTTTCCCAATAGTAGCCGTCAGTTTGCCCGCTGTCAGCCCGTGTATGAAACCCTCCCCGGTTGGCAATCTCCCACCAGTGATTGCCGTTCTTTAGCAGAATTACCCAAGGCGGCGTTGGCTTATTTACACTTTTTGGCGAGCATCATGGAAGTGCCGATTGCGATTATTTCCCTGGGGGCGGGGCGGGAGCAAACCATCATCGTGGAAGACCCGATTCATGGTCCCAAACGGGCGTTGTTACCCTTGAGCTAG
- a CDS encoding prohibitin family protein: MKSPNVSNLFSGVILTLVLFLGLSAYVIINPGEAGVLSILGKSQDGVLLEGLHFKPPLISQVDVYDLTVQKFEVPAQSATKDLQDLTGRFAINFRLDPIRVVEIRRTQGSLANIVTKIIAPQTQESFKVAAARRTAEESITQRELLKNDFDSALQSRLEKYGIIVLDTSVVDLNFSTEFARAVEDKQIAEQQAQRAVYVAQEAEQEAQAEVNRAKGKAESQRLLAETLRAQGGELVLQKEAIEAWRSGGAQMPQVLVMGGGNNTSVPFLFNLKDLAGKGSS; encoded by the coding sequence ATGAAAAGCCCAAACGTATCCAATTTATTTAGTGGTGTTATTCTTACCCTGGTTTTATTCCTGGGTTTGAGTGCCTATGTGATCATCAATCCGGGGGAAGCGGGGGTGCTGAGTATTTTGGGTAAATCCCAGGATGGGGTACTCCTCGAAGGGCTACACTTCAAACCCCCCTTGATTTCCCAGGTGGATGTTTACGACCTCACCGTACAGAAATTTGAAGTACCAGCGCAAAGTGCCACCAAGGATTTGCAAGACCTCACGGGGCGGTTTGCGATCAACTTCCGGCTTGACCCGATCCGGGTGGTGGAAATCCGCCGCACTCAGGGTTCTTTGGCCAATATCGTGACCAAAATCATCGCCCCCCAAACCCAGGAATCCTTTAAGGTGGCCGCCGCCCGCCGCACCGCCGAGGAGTCCATTACCCAACGGGAATTGCTGAAAAATGATTTTGACAGTGCCCTGCAAAGCCGTTTGGAAAAATACGGCATCATCGTCCTGGATACCAGCGTGGTGGATTTGAATTTCTCCACGGAATTCGCCCGGGCGGTGGAGGACAAACAAATCGCCGAACAGCAGGCGCAACGGGCGGTGTATGTGGCGCAGGAGGCAGAACAGGAAGCCCAAGCGGAGGTCAATCGCGCCAAGGGGAAAGCGGAATCCCAGCGGTTACTCGCCGAAACCCTGCGGGCGCAGGGGGGGGAGCTGGTCCTGCAAAAAGAAGCCATCGAAGCCTGGCGGTCTGGGGGTGCCCAAATGCCCCAGGTGTTGGTCATGGGCGGGGGCAACAACACCAGCGTACCGTTTTTGTTTAACCTCAAGGATTTGGCGGGTAAGGGTAGTTCTTGA
- the nusB gene encoding transcription antitermination factor NusB, which translates to MQPRRVARELALLGLSQVSPATDVPLAELILAAVRALTQELEDTLEQASSSLKRAHQQLGPQADFTEAMEATRTAINHLGTAAHLPEWVYLAGQAEVQAFAQKLLQTWHSHQAEIDDLLQRGIKGWQIQRLHRMERDILRLGTAELVFLATPVQVVMNEAVELGKRYCGEDSHRFINGTLRQIYLLHQSETPPAE; encoded by the coding sequence ATGCAACCCCGGCGGGTGGCACGGGAGTTGGCGTTGTTGGGTTTGAGCCAGGTCTCCCCCGCCACGGATGTGCCCTTGGCGGAATTGATTTTAGCGGCGGTGCGGGCATTGACCCAAGAGCTAGAGGACACCCTGGAGCAGGCCAGCAGTAGCTTAAAACGGGCACATCAGCAGTTAGGACCCCAGGCCGATTTCACGGAAGCGATGGAAGCCACCCGCACGGCGATCAACCATCTGGGCACCGCCGCCCACCTGCCGGAATGGGTTTATCTAGCGGGGCAGGCGGAGGTGCAGGCGTTTGCCCAAAAATTACTCCAGACATGGCATAGCCACCAAGCGGAAATTGACGACCTGTTGCAACGGGGCATTAAGGGGTGGCAAATTCAGCGTTTGCATCGCATGGAGCGGGACATTCTCCGGTTGGGGACGGCGGAACTGGTCTTTTTAGCGACACCAGTGCAGGTGGTAATGAATGAGGCGGTGGAACTGGGGAAACGTTATTGCGGTGAGGACAGCCATCGTTTTATCAACGGCACCCTGCGGCAAATTTATCTTTTGCACCAAAGCGAGACCCCCCCGGCGGAGTAA
- a CDS encoding DUF502 domain-containing protein yields the protein MSTWRQDLKNDLIAGLLVVIPLATTVWATLVTASWVVQLLTRIPKQLNPLHLPSLLQDLVNLSVGLAVPLLGIFFIGLMARNIAGRWLLNLGEQILQQIPLAGSVYKTLKQLLETLLRDSSQKFRRVVLVEYPRRDVWAVAFVTGTPGEVIERSLPLPRRETLVSVFIPSTPNPATGWYAMMPERDIVPLPISVEEAFKLVISGGIVNPTLAVRAEIFIQSEHT from the coding sequence ATGTCCACTTGGCGACAGGATTTGAAAAATGATTTGATCGCCGGGTTGTTGGTGGTGATTCCCCTGGCGACCACGGTTTGGGCAACGTTGGTGACGGCCAGTTGGGTGGTGCAACTTCTCACCCGGATTCCCAAACAATTGAATCCCTTGCATTTACCCTCGCTTTTGCAGGATTTGGTGAATTTGTCCGTGGGTTTGGCGGTGCCGTTGTTGGGCATTTTTTTTATTGGCTTAATGGCGCGGAATATCGCCGGCCGTTGGCTTTTGAATCTGGGGGAGCAGATTTTGCAACAGATTCCCCTGGCCGGTTCTGTTTATAAAACCCTAAAGCAACTCCTAGAAACCCTGCTGCGGGATTCGAGCCAAAAGTTCCGCCGGGTGGTGCTGGTGGAATACCCGCGCCGGGATGTGTGGGCGGTGGCGTTTGTGACGGGGACACCGGGGGAAGTGATTGAGCGTTCCTTGCCCCTGCCGCGCCGGGAAACCCTGGTGAGTGTGTTTATCCCTTCCACGCCCAATCCGGCTACGGGTTGGTATGCGATGATGCCGGAGCGGGACATTGTGCCCCTGCCCATTAGCGTGGAGGAGGCGTTCAAGTTGGTGATTTCTGGGGGGATTGTCAACCCCACCCTGGCGGTGCGGGCGGAAATTTTCATCCAATCGGAGCATACCTGA
- the sds gene encoding solanesyl diphosphate synthase, with product MTLVTAPFAPVEADLQQLSDHLRQLVGGQHPILSAAAEYLFGAGGKRLRPALVLLVARATAGEVTVRHRRLAEITEMIHTASLVHDDVVDGADLRRNVPTVHSYFGNRVAILAGDFLFAQSSWYLANLDNLTVVKLLSRVIMDFAEGEIRQSLNHFDPDLSFEDYLEKTFLKTASLMAASCKAAAVLSDCPEDLCEQIYQYGRYLGLAFQVVDDIFDFTASTAVLGKPAGSDLQEGNLTAPVLFTLTETPALRTLVARKFSEPGDLAQAVALVRMGSGLERSQQLAQEYAQAAATFLSDVPPSPARQSLADLTDYVLSRLH from the coding sequence ATGACCCTTGTGACCGCCCCCTTTGCCCCTGTGGAAGCTGATTTACAGCAGTTGAGCGACCATCTGCGCCAGTTGGTGGGGGGGCAGCACCCGATTCTATCCGCCGCCGCCGAGTATTTATTTGGTGCCGGGGGGAAACGCCTGCGACCGGCTTTGGTTTTACTGGTGGCGCGGGCAACGGCGGGGGAAGTGACCGTCCGGCATCGCCGCTTGGCGGAAATCACCGAAATGATCCACACGGCCAGTTTGGTGCATGACGATGTGGTGGATGGGGCGGATTTACGCCGGAATGTGCCCACGGTGCATAGTTATTTCGGCAATCGGGTGGCGATTTTGGCGGGGGATTTTTTGTTCGCCCAGTCTTCTTGGTATTTGGCGAATTTAGATAATTTAACGGTGGTGAAGCTTTTATCTCGCGTGATTATGGATTTTGCCGAGGGGGAAATTCGCCAAAGCTTAAACCACTTTGACCCGGATTTATCCTTTGAAGATTATTTGGAAAAAACCTTTTTGAAAACTGCTTCTTTGATGGCGGCCAGTTGCAAAGCGGCGGCGGTTTTGAGCGATTGCCCGGAGGATTTGTGCGAACAGATATACCAATACGGGCGGTATTTGGGTTTGGCGTTTCAGGTGGTGGATGATATTTTCGATTTCACCGCTTCTACGGCGGTGTTGGGCAAACCGGCGGGTTCAGATTTGCAGGAGGGTAATCTCACCGCTCCGGTGTTGTTTACCCTGACGGAAACGCCTGCTTTGCGAACCCTGGTGGCGCGCAAGTTCAGCGAACCGGGGGATTTGGCACAGGCGGTGGCGTTGGTGCGGATGGGGAGCGGTCTGGAGCGTTCTCAGCAGCTAGCTCAGGAGTATGCCCAGGCGGCGGCAACGTTTTTGAGCGATGTGCCCCCGTCTCCGGCGCGGCAATCCCTGGCGGATTTGACGGATTATGTGTTGTCCCGTTTACACTGA
- the thrB gene encoding homoserine kinase: MATEVAVWVPATTANLGSGFDCLGAALDFGNRFHFALREGGEPVQVVGAQIGGENLAYRGFALMYERLGQPVPPVTLTLELNVPLARGLGSSATAIVAGLRAAHYLLGNPMPESQVLAWAVGLEGHPDNVVPAWWGGCRLTCGERVCLIPWHPEIIPVFAIPEFELSTAQARAVLPSQIPYPDAVANLGALGCLLQGLREGSPELLRTGLRDHLHQPYRRGLIPGYDPVEAAALAAGAYGVVISGAGPTLLALSTPAQADGVAKAMVQAWQGVGIGALSRVSRVSDQGAQVA; this comes from the coding sequence ATGGCGACGGAGGTTGCGGTCTGGGTACCGGCCACGACGGCAAATTTAGGCTCAGGGTTTGATTGTTTGGGAGCGGCTCTGGATTTTGGCAATCGGTTTCATTTTGCCCTGCGGGAGGGGGGGGAACCGGTGCAGGTGGTGGGAGCGCAGATTGGTGGGGAAAATTTGGCCTACCGCGGCTTTGCCTTGATGTACGAACGCCTGGGTCAGCCGGTGCCCCCGGTGACCTTGACTTTGGAATTAAATGTGCCTTTGGCACGGGGGTTGGGCAGTTCGGCGACGGCGATTGTGGCGGGTCTGCGGGCGGCGCATTATCTATTAGGAAATCCGATGCCAGAGTCGCAGGTGTTGGCCTGGGCGGTGGGCTTGGAGGGGCATCCCGACAATGTGGTGCCCGCCTGGTGGGGGGGCTGTCGGTTGACTTGTGGGGAGCGGGTGTGTTTGATTCCCTGGCATCCTGAGATTATTCCCGTGTTCGCCATTCCCGAATTTGAATTATCCACCGCCCAGGCGCGGGCGGTGCTACCGAGCCAGATACCTTACCCGGATGCGGTGGCGAATCTGGGGGCGTTGGGGTGTTTGCTCCAGGGTTTGCGGGAGGGGTCGCCGGAATTGTTACGCACGGGGTTACGGGATCATCTGCACCAACCCTACCGCCGGGGTTTGATTCCCGGTTATGACCCGGTGGAAGCGGCGGCTCTGGCGGCGGGGGCCTATGGGGTGGTGATCAGTGGGGCGGGGCCGACCCTGCTGGCATTGAGCACCCCGGCGCAGGCGGATGGGGTGGCCAAGGCGATGGTACAGGCATGGCAAGGGGTGGGAATAGGGGCACTGAGTCGGGTCAGCCGGGTGAGTGACCAGGGGGCGCAAGTGGCATAA
- a CDS encoding pentapeptide repeat-containing protein, producing the protein MTQARLMVFTALLAAGGVGIAQAQVRTANPEHIQKFKQGECLKCELAQTDWQGANLPGVKATGSVLQQANFTGANLPGADLSKCNLILSNFTQANLTGAILNESFLVTAKLPKAELAGASLLKTDLRDADLTAVNLQKANLQGALLIKAQLYQANLSESNLGFAALSLTNLNEANLSGANLQGANLRGANLSGANLSRANLGGANLTGANLSGANLYGAQIQGALLTSVTWRGTLMPDGSVRGR; encoded by the coding sequence ATGACTCAGGCACGGTTGATGGTATTCACGGCACTCCTGGCGGCGGGTGGGGTGGGGATTGCCCAGGCACAGGTACGCACCGCCAACCCAGAGCACATCCAAAAATTCAAGCAGGGGGAATGTTTGAAGTGTGAACTCGCCCAAACCGACTGGCAGGGAGCGAATTTACCTGGGGTCAAGGCCACGGGTAGTGTTTTGCAACAGGCGAATTTTACCGGGGCAAATTTACCGGGGGCGGATTTAAGTAAATGCAATTTGATTTTGAGCAATTTTACCCAGGCGAACCTCACGGGGGCGATTTTGAATGAATCGTTTTTAGTGACGGCGAAACTGCCTAAAGCGGAATTAGCCGGGGCGAGCCTGCTGAAAACCGACCTGCGGGATGCGGATTTAACGGCGGTGAATTTACAAAAGGCCAATCTCCAGGGGGCGTTGTTGATCAAGGCGCAACTCTACCAGGCCAATCTCTCCGAAAGTAATTTGGGGTTTGCCGCCCTGTCGCTGACCAATTTGAATGAGGCAAATCTATCCGGGGCGAATCTCCAGGGAGCCAACCTGCGGGGTGCCAATCTCAGCGGTGCCAACCTCAGCCGCGCCAATTTGGGGGGAGCCAATCTCACCGGTGCCAATTTGAGCGGGGCGAATTTGTACGGGGCGCAAATCCAGGGGGCGTTGCTCACCAGCGTTACGTGGAGAGGAACGTTGATGCCGGATGGTTCCGTGCGGGGGCGGTAG